The Pseudomonas azadiae genome contains a region encoding:
- a CDS encoding DUF979 domain-containing protein: protein MIISIQYLYWLAGVLLLITAGMILMDRTHPKRWSSALFWLLFAVPFLIGERLPSVAIGAGVVVMALIAGMGGIGRGKHAELHDKDSRASAGRLGHKLFIPALAIPLTTVIGSVLLKHTEIGGVPLLDPKNTTFVSLGIGCLIALGLACWLTRDTPVQALRESRRLTEALGWAMVLPQMLAMLGLLFNEAGVGTAVAHVTTTYINLDFKLAAVMVYVLGMALFTVIMGNGFAAFPVMTGGVGVPVLVGIYGGNPAVMAAIGMFSGYCGTLMTPMAANFNIVPAALLELPDKNAVIKAQLPTALMMLVVNIVLLYLLM from the coding sequence ATGATCATTTCGATTCAATACCTGTACTGGCTGGCCGGGGTCCTGCTGCTGATCACCGCGGGCATGATCCTGATGGACCGAACCCATCCCAAGCGCTGGTCGAGTGCACTGTTCTGGCTATTGTTCGCCGTTCCGTTCCTGATCGGCGAGCGGCTGCCGTCGGTGGCCATTGGGGCTGGCGTCGTGGTGATGGCATTGATCGCCGGTATGGGCGGCATCGGTCGTGGCAAGCATGCCGAGCTGCACGACAAGGATTCCCGTGCCAGCGCCGGTCGGTTGGGCCATAAGCTGTTTATCCCGGCATTGGCCATACCCCTCACCACCGTGATCGGCTCGGTATTGCTCAAGCACACCGAGATCGGCGGCGTACCGCTGCTGGACCCGAAAAACACTACCTTTGTCTCACTTGGCATCGGCTGCCTGATCGCCTTGGGCCTGGCCTGTTGGCTGACCCGTGATACGCCGGTGCAAGCCTTACGCGAATCCCGTCGCCTCACCGAAGCCCTGGGCTGGGCGATGGTGCTTCCGCAGATGCTAGCGATGCTCGGCTTGTTGTTTAACGAAGCCGGGGTCGGCACGGCCGTTGCCCATGTTACTACTACCTATATCAACCTGGATTTCAAGTTGGCGGCGGTGATGGTCTATGTGCTGGGCATGGCGTTGTTTACAGTGATCATGGGGAACGGTTTCGCGGCGTTCCCGGTGATGACCGGCGGCGTCGGTGTGCCGGTGCTGGTGGGTATCTATGGCGGCAACCCGGCGGTAATGGCGGCAATCGGCATGTTCTCGGGCTACTGCGGGACCTTGATGACCCCGATGGCCGCCAACTTCAATATCGTGCCGGCGGCGTTGCTGGAGCTGCCGGACAAAAACGCAGTGATCAAGGCTCAACTTCCAACGGCGTTGATGATGCTGGTGGTTAATATTGTCCTGCTTTACCTGTTGATGTGA
- a CDS encoding CvpA family protein, producing the protein MPFTWVDWAIVAIVAISALISLSRGFVKEALSLLTWIIAGVVAWMFGGSLSVYLAGYIETPSARVIAGCAIMFIATLLVGAMVNYLIGELIRVTGLSGTDRFLGMVFGAARGALLVVVAVGLLSLGPVQQDAWWQESVLVPKFLLVADWSKNLILGWSSQWLASGISVPADLPFKEHLLPAKTPQ; encoded by the coding sequence GTGCCATTTACCTGGGTTGATTGGGCGATTGTTGCAATCGTCGCCATCTCCGCTTTGATCAGTCTAAGCCGCGGCTTCGTAAAAGAAGCATTGTCGTTGCTGACCTGGATCATCGCAGGAGTCGTAGCCTGGATGTTTGGCGGTTCATTGTCGGTCTACCTGGCCGGATACATCGAGACACCTTCGGCCCGCGTCATTGCGGGCTGCGCCATCATGTTCATCGCCACGCTGCTGGTGGGGGCAATGGTCAATTATCTTATTGGCGAGTTGATACGTGTCACCGGCCTTTCCGGGACCGATCGATTCCTCGGCATGGTCTTCGGCGCCGCGCGTGGCGCGTTGCTGGTGGTCGTGGCGGTCGGGCTGTTGAGCCTGGGGCCGGTACAGCAGGATGCATGGTGGCAAGAGTCGGTACTCGTGCCAAAATTTCTATTGGTTGCAGATTGGTCCAAGAACCTCATTCTGGGGTGGAGCAGTCAGTGGCTGGCCAGCGGAATCAGCGTACCCGCTGATCTTCCGTTCAAGGAACACCTCTTGCCGGCCAAAACGCCTCAGTAA
- a CDS encoding NAD(P)/FAD-dependent oxidoreductase has product MANTPYPQSYYAASANAAPPRPVLQGEVETDVCVIGAGYTGLSSALFLLENGFRVTVLEAAKVGFGASGRNGGQIVNSYSRDIDVIERSVGPHQAQLLGQMAFEGGRIIRERVAKYQIQCDLKDGGVFAALNSKHMGHLESQKRLWERYGHTQLELLDERRIREVVACDNYVGGLLDMSGGHIHPLNLALGEAAAVESLGGTIYEQSAAVRIERGANPVVHTAEGRVRAKFIIVAGNAYLGNLVPELAAKSMPCGTQVITTAPLGDELAKTLLPQDYCVEDCNYLLDYYRLTRDKRLIFGGGVVYGARDPANIEAIIRPKMLKAFPQLKDVKIDYAWTGNFLLTLSRLPQVGRLGDNIYYSQGCSGHGVTYTHLAGKVLAEALRGQAERFDAFADLPHYPFPGGQMLRTPFAALGAWYYGLRDKLGF; this is encoded by the coding sequence ATGGCGAACACCCCTTATCCCCAGTCGTATTACGCCGCTTCCGCGAATGCCGCTCCACCTCGCCCGGTGCTGCAAGGCGAGGTTGAAACCGATGTGTGCGTGATCGGCGCCGGATATACCGGCCTCTCCAGCGCGCTGTTCCTGCTGGAGAACGGTTTTCGCGTGACGGTGCTGGAGGCCGCCAAGGTGGGGTTTGGCGCCTCGGGCCGCAACGGCGGGCAGATCGTCAACAGCTACAGCCGTGATATCGATGTAATCGAGCGCAGTGTCGGGCCTCATCAGGCGCAATTGTTGGGGCAGATGGCATTTGAAGGCGGCCGGATCATTCGCGAGCGAGTGGCCAAGTATCAGATCCAGTGCGACTTGAAGGACGGCGGTGTATTCGCTGCCCTCAACAGCAAGCACATGGGCCACCTGGAGTCGCAGAAACGCCTGTGGGAACGCTACGGCCATACGCAGTTGGAGTTGCTGGACGAGCGCCGTATTCGCGAGGTGGTTGCCTGCGACAACTACGTCGGCGGCTTGCTGGATATGAGCGGCGGGCACATTCACCCGCTCAACCTGGCGCTCGGCGAAGCGGCAGCCGTGGAATCCCTGGGCGGTACGATCTATGAGCAATCGGCGGCTGTGCGTATCGAGCGCGGCGCCAACCCGGTGGTGCACACTGCCGAAGGCCGGGTCAGGGCCAAGTTCATCATCGTCGCGGGCAATGCGTACCTGGGCAACCTGGTGCCAGAGTTGGCGGCCAAGTCGATGCCCTGCGGCACGCAAGTGATCACGACGGCGCCCCTGGGCGATGAGCTGGCGAAGACACTGCTGCCGCAGGATTACTGCGTCGAAGACTGTAATTACCTGCTCGACTACTACCGCCTCACCCGCGACAAGCGCCTGATCTTCGGCGGTGGCGTGGTGTACGGCGCGCGCGACCCGGCGAACATCGAGGCGATCATCCGCCCGAAGATGCTCAAGGCCTTCCCGCAGCTCAAGGACGTGAAGATTGACTACGCGTGGACTGGCAATTTTCTGCTGACCCTGTCGCGCTTGCCGCAAGTGGGTCGCCTGGGCGACAACATCTACTACTCGCAAGGCTGCAGTGGCCATGGCGTAACGTATACGCACTTGGCAGGCAAGGTACTGGCCGAGGCGCTCAGAGGGCAGGCGGAACGTTTTGATGCATTTGCCGACCTGCCGCACTACCCGTTCCCGGGCGGGCAAATGCTGCGTACGCCGTTTGCAGCGCTGGGCGCCTGGTATTACGGGTTGCGGGATAAGCTCGGATTCTGA
- a CDS encoding DUF2790 domain-containing protein, whose product MKLFMLGFAALLATGSVFAAEPVIHDKTGFFVHLDVAKVLSSTDTYGQCGVVPAQFKYLDSQGREHVLDYQVLATGCASDN is encoded by the coding sequence ATGAAGCTGTTTATGCTCGGCTTTGCCGCTTTGCTCGCTACCGGTTCCGTGTTTGCCGCCGAACCCGTGATCCACGACAAAACCGGCTTCTTTGTCCACTTGGACGTCGCTAAAGTGCTGTCGAGCACTGACACCTACGGCCAGTGCGGCGTCGTCCCGGCGCAGTTCAAGTACCTGGACAGCCAGGGCCGCGAACATGTCTTGGACTACCAGGTCCTGGCCACCGGTTGCGCCAGTGACAATTGA
- a CDS encoding DUF969 domain-containing protein produces the protein MQTVVNLWPLIGVLVIVVGFVLRINPLLVVTAAAIATGFAAHFSLEKILATMGDGFLQTRALQLILLLPLAVIGLLERHGLRLHAQNWIARFERATVGRLLIMYLFVRESTAAMGLTSLGGHPQMVRPLLAPMAEGAAEKRYGKLPDKLRHKVLAMCAATDNVGLFFGEDIFVAFGAIALMHTFLLGSGIDVDPLHIAVWGIPTAICAFIIHAIRLHRFDRWLTREMTPAAAPREVAQ, from the coding sequence ATGCAAACTGTTGTGAACCTATGGCCGTTGATCGGCGTACTTGTGATCGTGGTTGGCTTTGTTCTACGCATCAATCCTTTGTTGGTGGTCACCGCCGCCGCTATCGCCACCGGATTCGCCGCCCATTTCTCGCTGGAAAAAATCCTCGCCACCATGGGTGATGGCTTCCTTCAGACCCGTGCCCTGCAATTGATCCTGTTGTTGCCCCTCGCGGTCATCGGCCTGCTGGAGCGCCACGGGCTGCGCCTGCATGCGCAGAACTGGATTGCACGGTTCGAGCGCGCCACGGTCGGGCGCTTGTTGATCATGTATCTGTTTGTGCGCGAATCCACCGCCGCCATGGGCTTGACCAGCCTGGGCGGACACCCGCAGATGGTGAGGCCGCTGCTGGCACCGATGGCCGAGGGCGCCGCGGAAAAACGCTACGGCAAGCTGCCGGACAAATTGCGTCACAAGGTGTTGGCCATGTGCGCTGCGACGGACAACGTCGGACTGTTTTTTGGTGAAGATATCTTCGTGGCTTTTGGTGCGATCGCGTTGATGCATACCTTCCTGCTCGGCTCGGGGATTGATGTGGATCCGCTGCACATCGCGGTGTGGGGGATTCCGACGGCAATTTGCGCATTTATCATCCATGCGATCCGCCTGCATCGGTTTGACCGATGGCTCACCCGCGAAATGACGCCTGCCGCCGCCCCAAGGGAGGTCGCGCAATGA
- a CDS encoding heavy metal sensor histidine kinase: MNKRRHYSMTLRLALIFALLAFTLLATLGVALYRELERELIMRDDAALISRVDQLRNLLNDSNTLDLIKTKPELFQNMLGNHESVLSIAAPGQKPLLLVNPGNIDLPSVPPVAKDHALSLADVHHLPGVNGVPFSTVAASIGSGDLGSLQVTSGRLMTERTAVLASYRLSVYILASIAAIILAVVGYLLVHRGLLPLRRLARHAQGIGVGNLAERLDSRGAPNELLPMIDSFNTMLERLAKGFVQLGQVSTDMAHELRTPINNLLGETQVALQQSRSTERYQQLLASNVEELERLARMLDNMLFLARTDPASALRQRQELSAADEVERIAEYFEGLAGDVDISIRASAEGVIWAEPMLLRRALANLCANAIKYGAPGTELMIQAVPTTEGINLRVSNRGETIAAEHLPRLFERFYRVDESRERSAQSNGLGLSIVATIMQLHNGRYSVSSDAGVTCFELFFPRRED, translated from the coding sequence ATGAACAAACGCCGTCATTATTCGATGACCCTTCGCCTGGCGCTGATCTTCGCCTTGCTCGCTTTCACCCTGCTGGCCACCTTGGGCGTGGCACTGTACCGCGAGCTGGAGCGCGAATTGATCATGCGTGACGATGCCGCATTGATTTCCCGCGTCGATCAGTTGCGCAACTTGCTCAACGACAGCAACACCCTCGACCTGATCAAGACCAAGCCCGAATTGTTCCAGAATATGCTGGGCAACCACGAGTCGGTATTGAGCATCGCGGCGCCGGGGCAAAAACCGCTGCTGCTGGTGAACCCGGGTAACATTGATCTGCCGTCCGTGCCCCCTGTCGCGAAAGATCACGCGCTGAGCCTTGCCGACGTGCACCATCTGCCCGGCGTGAACGGCGTACCTTTTTCCACCGTCGCCGCCTCCATCGGCTCCGGCGACCTTGGCAGCCTTCAAGTCACCAGCGGGCGCTTGATGACCGAACGCACCGCCGTGCTCGCCAGCTACCGGTTGAGCGTTTATATCCTGGCAAGCATCGCGGCAATCATCCTGGCCGTGGTCGGCTACCTGCTCGTTCACCGCGGGCTCCTGCCGTTACGGCGCCTGGCCCGCCACGCCCAGGGTATCGGCGTCGGCAACCTCGCCGAACGCCTCGACAGCCGAGGCGCGCCAAATGAACTGCTGCCGATGATTGATTCGTTCAACACCATGCTCGAACGGCTGGCCAAGGGCTTTGTACAACTGGGCCAAGTGTCCACCGACATGGCCCACGAACTGCGCACGCCCATCAATAACCTGCTGGGAGAAACCCAGGTCGCCCTGCAACAGAGCCGCAGCACCGAGAGGTACCAGCAACTGCTGGCGTCGAATGTCGAAGAGCTTGAACGCCTGGCGCGGATGCTCGACAACATGCTGTTCCTGGCCCGCACCGACCCGGCCAGCGCCCTGCGCCAACGCCAGGAACTCAGTGCGGCGGATGAGGTGGAACGAATCGCCGAGTACTTCGAAGGCTTGGCGGGCGACGTGGACATCAGCATTCGTGCCAGCGCAGAAGGCGTGATCTGGGCGGAGCCGATGCTGCTGCGCCGGGCTTTGGCCAACCTGTGTGCCAACGCCATCAAATATGGTGCGCCGGGCACCGAGTTGATGATCCAGGCGGTGCCCACGACGGAAGGCATCAACCTCAGAGTCAGCAACCGCGGCGAAACCATTGCTGCCGAGCATCTGCCGCGCCTGTTCGAACGGTTTTACCGGGTCGATGAGTCGCGGGAACGCTCGGCGCAGTCAAATGGGTTGGGGCTGTCGATTGTAGCGACCATCATGCAGTTGCATAACGGGCGGTACAGCGTGAGCAGTGACGCGGGGGTAACGTGTTTTGAATTGTTCTTTCCCAGGAGGGAGGACTGA
- a CDS encoding SDR family oxidoreductase — MEAAAASNGRVALVTGAARGIGLGIAAWLISEGWQVVLTDLDRERGAKVSKVLGENAWFITMDVADEKQVAQGVAEVLGQFGRLDALVCNAAVADPHNITLESLDLAYWNRVMAVNLSGPMLLAKHCAPYLRAHGGAIVNLASTRARQSEPDTEAYAASKGGLLALTHALAMSLGPEVRVNAVSPGWIDARDPAARRAEPLSDTDHAQHPAGRVGTVEDVAAMVAWLLSRQAGFVTGQEFVVDGGMSKKMIYSE; from the coding sequence ATGGAAGCTGCGGCAGCCAGTAACGGGCGTGTCGCGCTGGTCACCGGCGCGGCGCGCGGCATTGGCCTCGGGATTGCTGCTTGGCTGATCAGCGAAGGCTGGCAGGTGGTGTTGACCGACCTGGACCGCGAGCGCGGCGCCAAGGTGTCTAAGGTGCTGGGCGAAAACGCCTGGTTCATCACCATGGACGTGGCCGACGAGAAGCAAGTGGCTCAAGGTGTCGCCGAGGTATTGGGGCAGTTTGGCCGCCTCGACGCATTGGTGTGCAATGCGGCGGTGGCCGACCCGCACAACATCACCCTGGAAAGCCTGGACCTGGCCTACTGGAACCGGGTCATGGCGGTGAATCTCAGCGGGCCGATGTTATTGGCCAAGCACTGTGCGCCGTACCTGCGTGCCCATGGTGGCGCCATCGTCAACCTGGCGTCGACCCGGGCGCGCCAGTCGGAGCCGGACACCGAAGCCTATGCGGCGAGCAAAGGGGGTTTGCTGGCGTTGACGCATGCCTTGGCGATGAGCCTTGGGCCTGAGGTGCGGGTCAATGCGGTCAGCCCTGGCTGGATCGACGCACGTGATCCTGCGGCCCGTCGCGCCGAGCCGTTGAGCGATACCGACCACGCTCAGCATCCGGCAGGCAGGGTAGGTACCGTGGAGGACGTGGCGGCGATGGTGGCGTGGCTGCTGTCGCGCCAGGCGGGGTTTGTCACCGGGCAGGAGTTTGTCGTGGACGGCGGCATGAGCAAGAAGATGATTTACAGCGAGTAG
- the purF gene encoding amidophosphoribosyltransferase gives MCGIVGIVGKSNVNQALYDALTVLQHRGQDAAGIVTSHDGRLFLRKDNGLVRDVFHQRHMQRLVGHMGIGHVRYPTAGSSTSAEAQPFYVNSPYGITLAHNGNLTNVEQLAKEIYESDLRHVNTNSDSEVLLNVFAHELAQRGKLQPTEEDVFAAVTDVHNRCVGGYAVVAMITGYGIVGFRDPHGIRPIVFGQRHTDEGVEYMIASESVSLDVLGFTLIRDLAPGEAVYITEDGKLHTRQCAVAPKLTPCIFEHVYLARPDSIIDGVSVYKARLRMGEKLADKILRERPEHDIDVVIPIPDTSRTAALELANHLGVKFREGFVKNRYIGRTFIMPGQAARKKSVRQKLNAIELEFRGKNVMLVDDSIVRGTTCKQIIQMAREAGAKNVYFCSAAPAVRYPNVYGIDMPSAHELIAHNRSTQDVADLIGADWLIYQDLPDLIEAVGGGKIKIDQFDCAVFDGKYVTGDVDEAYLNKIEQARNDSSKIKTQAVSAIIDLYNN, from the coding sequence ATGTGTGGCATCGTCGGTATCGTCGGTAAGTCGAACGTCAATCAGGCGCTGTATGACGCGCTAACCGTCCTCCAGCACCGCGGCCAGGACGCTGCCGGTATTGTGACCAGCCACGACGGCCGGTTATTCCTGCGCAAGGACAACGGGCTGGTACGTGACGTGTTCCACCAACGTCACATGCAGCGCCTCGTGGGTCACATGGGCATTGGCCATGTGCGCTACCCGACTGCCGGTAGCTCGACGTCGGCCGAAGCTCAACCGTTTTACGTCAACTCGCCTTATGGCATTACCCTGGCGCACAACGGCAACCTGACCAACGTTGAACAGCTGGCCAAGGAGATTTACGAGTCCGACCTGCGCCACGTCAACACCAACTCCGACTCGGAAGTGCTGCTCAACGTGTTCGCCCATGAGCTGGCCCAGCGCGGCAAGCTGCAGCCGACCGAAGAAGACGTGTTCGCCGCCGTCACCGACGTGCACAACCGCTGCGTCGGTGGTTACGCGGTGGTGGCCATGATCACCGGTTATGGCATCGTCGGCTTCCGTGACCCGCACGGCATTCGCCCGATCGTGTTCGGCCAGCGTCATACCGACGAAGGCGTCGAGTACATGATCGCTTCCGAAAGCGTGTCCCTGGACGTGCTGGGCTTTACCCTGATCCGCGACCTCGCGCCGGGCGAAGCGGTGTACATCACCGAAGACGGCAAGCTGCACACTCGTCAGTGCGCCGTGGCGCCGAAACTCACCCCGTGCATCTTCGAACACGTCTACCTGGCGCGTCCGGATTCGATCATCGACGGTGTTTCGGTGTACAAGGCGCGCCTGCGCATGGGTGAAAAGCTGGCCGACAAGATCCTGCGCGAGCGTCCCGAGCACGATATCGACGTCGTGATCCCGATTCCCGACACCAGCCGTACCGCCGCACTGGAGCTTGCCAACCACCTGGGCGTCAAGTTCCGCGAAGGCTTCGTGAAGAACCGCTACATCGGGCGTACCTTCATCATGCCGGGCCAGGCTGCACGCAAGAAATCGGTGCGCCAGAAGCTCAACGCCATCGAGCTGGAATTTCGCGGCAAGAACGTGATGCTGGTGGACGACTCCATCGTACGCGGCACCACTTGCAAGCAGATTATCCAGATGGCTCGCGAAGCCGGTGCGAAGAACGTGTATTTCTGTTCCGCGGCGCCTGCGGTGCGTTACCCGAACGTGTACGGTATCGACATGCCGAGCGCCCACGAGCTGATCGCTCACAACCGCTCGACCCAGGACGTTGCCGACCTGATCGGCGCTGATTGGCTGATCTACCAGGACCTGCCGGACCTCATCGAGGCGGTCGGCGGTGGCAAGATCAAGATCGACCAGTTCGACTGCGCCGTGTTCGACGGCAAGTACGTGACCGGTGACGTCGACGAGGCTTACCTGAACAAGATCGAACAGGCGCGCAACGACTCGTCGAAGATCAAGACCCAGGCGGTCAGTGCGATCATCGATCTGTATAACAACTGA
- the pcp gene encoding pyroglutamyl-peptidase I → MRTLLLTGFEPFDQDSVNPSWEAVRQLNGVQLDDDVRIVAHRLPCAFATAGECLSRLIDDLHPAMVIATGLGPGRSDISFERVAININDARIPDNLGEQPIDTAVVTDGPAAYFTTLPIKAMVKAVREAGVAASVSQTAGTFVCNQVFYLLQHALAGTSVRSGFIHVPLLPEQVTGAERPSMELHTLVAGLQAAVLAAWHTAVDAKEAGGQVS, encoded by the coding sequence ATGCGCACTTTACTGCTGACGGGCTTCGAGCCCTTTGATCAAGATTCGGTGAATCCGTCCTGGGAAGCGGTGCGCCAACTGAACGGTGTGCAGTTGGACGATGATGTGCGGATTGTTGCGCATCGCCTACCTTGCGCGTTTGCCACTGCGGGTGAGTGCCTGTCCCGACTGATCGATGACTTGCACCCGGCCATGGTAATTGCTACCGGGCTGGGCCCTGGGCGCAGCGATATCTCTTTCGAGCGCGTGGCGATCAATATCAACGATGCCCGCATTCCGGATAACCTGGGCGAGCAGCCCATTGATACGGCAGTCGTGACGGACGGCCCGGCGGCGTACTTCACGACACTGCCGATCAAGGCGATGGTCAAGGCCGTGCGCGAAGCGGGCGTCGCGGCCTCGGTATCGCAAACGGCGGGGACGTTTGTGTGCAACCAAGTGTTTTATCTGTTGCAGCATGCCCTGGCCGGGACGTCCGTGCGCAGCGGGTTCATTCACGTACCGCTTCTGCCGGAGCAGGTGACGGGGGCCGAGCGGCCCTCGATGGAGCTGCATACGTTGGTGGCGGGATTGCAGGCGGCCGTACTGGCCGCGTGGCATACAGCCGTGGATGCAAAAGAGGCGGGCGGGCAGGTCAGTTGA
- a CDS encoding SPOR domain-containing protein, whose translation MALLDSAYKQRMVGALVLVALAVIFLPMLFSRQDEERQVVVEAPAAPQAPAVPQVQVEPVVVPEPQALPEEQPVPSDDEVAAQPAPSMPVQPSVPVVKPAPAPTVAVKPAAPAPAPKPVAPQPAAPGKPDVGQSRIDPNGLPISWSIQVASLGNREGADALQKKLRSQGYNAYIRSADGKNRVFIGPLIERAEADRLRDLLDRQQNLKGFVTRFQPERG comes from the coding sequence ATGGCATTACTGGATAGCGCATACAAGCAGCGAATGGTCGGAGCCCTGGTTCTGGTGGCGTTGGCAGTGATTTTTCTGCCGATGCTGTTCTCTCGCCAGGATGAAGAGCGCCAGGTCGTAGTCGAGGCCCCGGCCGCTCCACAAGCGCCTGCGGTGCCCCAGGTGCAGGTTGAGCCGGTGGTGGTGCCTGAGCCGCAGGCGTTGCCGGAAGAACAACCTGTGCCGAGCGATGACGAAGTGGCCGCTCAGCCGGCGCCGTCGATGCCGGTGCAGCCAAGCGTGCCGGTGGTCAAGCCGGCGCCGGCACCGACCGTAGCGGTCAAGCCTGCCGCGCCAGCGCCGGCGCCCAAGCCGGTAGCGCCGCAACCTGCTGCACCGGGCAAGCCGGACGTGGGCCAGAGCCGCATCGACCCAAATGGCTTGCCGATCAGTTGGTCGATTCAGGTGGCCAGCCTGGGTAATCGCGAAGGCGCCGACGCATTGCAGAAGAAGCTGCGTAGCCAGGGCTATAACGCCTATATCCGTAGCGCCGACGGCAAGAACCGCGTGTTTATCGGGCCGCTGATCGAGCGTGCCGAAGCGGATCGCCTGCGCGACTTGCTCGATCGCCAGCAGAACCTCAAGGGTTTCGTGACGCGTTTCCAGCCGGAGCGCGGTTAA
- a CDS encoding heavy metal response regulator transcription factor: MNILVVEDEPKAGNYLLNGLQELGYSVSLARDGVDGLHQALETPFDVIVLDVMMPKMDGWEVLRRLRKEADTPVLFLTARDDIADRIKGLELGADDYLIKPFSFAELVARLRTLTRRGPSREEEHLQIADLQIDVLKRRVTRAGTRITLTNKEFALLHLFATHQGQVLSRSLIASRVWDMNFDSDTNVVDVAVRRLRLKIDDPFQLKLIHSVRGIGYRFDTQP; the protein is encoded by the coding sequence ATGAACATTCTCGTAGTCGAAGACGAACCCAAGGCCGGCAACTACCTGCTCAACGGCCTCCAGGAGCTAGGTTACTCCGTCAGCCTGGCCCGTGACGGCGTGGACGGCCTGCACCAGGCCCTGGAAACGCCGTTCGATGTGATCGTGCTGGATGTGATGATGCCGAAAATGGATGGCTGGGAAGTGCTGCGCCGGTTACGCAAGGAGGCCGACACACCGGTACTTTTCCTGACGGCCCGCGATGACATTGCCGACCGCATCAAGGGCCTGGAACTGGGTGCCGATGATTACCTGATCAAGCCGTTCTCCTTCGCCGAACTGGTGGCACGCTTGCGTACCCTGACCCGCCGCGGCCCCAGTCGGGAGGAAGAACACCTGCAGATCGCCGATCTGCAGATCGATGTACTCAAGCGCCGCGTGACCCGCGCCGGCACGCGTATCACGCTGACCAACAAAGAGTTCGCCCTGCTGCATTTGTTCGCGACCCATCAGGGCCAGGTGCTGTCCCGTTCGTTGATCGCATCGCGGGTGTGGGACATGAATTTCGACAGTGACACCAACGTGGTGGACGTGGCCGTGCGGCGCCTGCGCCTGAAAATCGACGATCCGTTCCAGCTCAAGCTGATCCACAGCGTGCGTGGCATCGGCTACCGCTTCGATACCCAACCATGA
- a CDS encoding O-succinylhomoserine sulfhydrylase: MSQEWDAGRLDSDLDGVAFDTLAVRAGQHRTPEGEHGDPMFFTSSYVFRTAADAAARFAGEVPGNVYSRYTNPTVRAFEERIAALEGAEQAVATATGMAAILAVVMSLCSAGDHVLVSRSVFGSTISLFEKYFKRFGIEVDYVPLADLSGWDAAIKANTRLLFVESPSNPLAELVDIAALAEVAHAKGTMLVVDNCFCTPALQQPLKLGADIVVHSATKFIDGQGRCMGGVVAGRSEQMKEVVGFLRTAGPTLSPFNAWIFLKGLETLSLRMKAHCANAQALAEWLEQQDGIEKVHYAGLKSHPQHALAQRQQRGFGAVVSFEVKGGKEGAWRFIDATRLISITANLGDSKTTITHPSTTSHGRLAPQEREAAGIRDSLIRVAVGLEDVADLQADLARGLAAL, encoded by the coding sequence ATGAGTCAGGAATGGGATGCCGGTCGGTTGGACAGCGACCTCGATGGCGTAGCTTTCGATACCCTGGCCGTGCGCGCCGGCCAGCACCGTACCCCGGAAGGTGAGCACGGTGACCCGATGTTCTTCACCTCCAGCTATGTGTTCCGCACGGCCGCCGATGCGGCTGCGCGCTTTGCGGGGGAAGTGCCGGGCAACGTCTATTCGCGCTACACCAACCCGACCGTGCGCGCGTTCGAGGAGCGCATCGCGGCGCTGGAAGGTGCCGAGCAGGCGGTCGCTACGGCGACTGGCATGGCGGCCATCCTGGCGGTGGTGATGAGCCTGTGCAGCGCCGGCGACCACGTACTGGTGTCGCGCAGCGTGTTCGGCTCGACCATCAGCCTGTTCGAGAAGTACTTCAAGCGCTTTGGCATTGAAGTGGACTACGTGCCGCTTGCGGACCTGTCCGGTTGGGATGCGGCGATCAAGGCCAACACCCGGTTGCTGTTCGTCGAGTCGCCGTCCAACCCGTTGGCCGAGCTGGTGGATATCGCCGCATTGGCCGAAGTGGCCCACGCCAAGGGCACGATGCTGGTGGTCGACAACTGCTTCTGCACCCCGGCGCTGCAACAGCCGTTGAAGCTCGGCGCGGACATCGTCGTGCACTCGGCCACCAAGTTCATCGACGGCCAGGGTCGCTGCATGGGCGGTGTGGTCGCGGGTCGCAGCGAGCAGATGAAAGAAGTCGTTGGCTTCCTGCGCACGGCTGGCCCGACCTTGAGCCCATTCAATGCCTGGATCTTCCTCAAGGGCCTGGAAACCCTCAGCCTGCGCATGAAAGCCCATTGCGCCAACGCCCAGGCCCTGGCCGAGTGGCTGGAGCAGCAGGACGGTATCGAGAAGGTGCACTACGCCGGCCTCAAGAGCCACCCGCAACACGCATTGGCCCAGCGCCAGCAACGTGGTTTCGGTGCCGTGGTGAGCTTCGAAGTGAAGGGCGGCAAAGAGGGCGCCTGGCGCTTTATCGATGCGACGCGCCTGATCTCCATCACCGCCAACCTGGGTGACAGCAAGACCACCATTACCCACCCGAGCACCACCTCCCACGGGCGCCTGGCGCCTCAGGAGCGTGAGGCGGCGGGTATCCGTGACAGCCTGATCCGCGTTGCAGTGGGGCTGGAAGACGTGGCTGACTTGCAGGCTGACCTGGCTCGCGGGCTGGCGGCCTTGTGA